A region of Ficedula albicollis isolate OC2 chromosome 10, FicAlb1.5, whole genome shotgun sequence DNA encodes the following proteins:
- the ACAN gene encoding aggrecan core protein isoform X2, producing the protein MTTLLLVFVCLQVITAADSVELSDSSDGLEVKIPEQSPLRVILGSSLNIPCYFNIPEEQDSSVMLTPRIKWSKLSNGTEVVLLVATGGKIRLNSQYREVISLPNYPAIPTDASLEIRALRSNHTGIYRCEVMYGIEDRQDTIEVLVKGIVFHYRAISTRYTLNFEKAKQACIQNSAVIATPEQLQAAYEDGYEQCDAGWLADQTVRYPIHWPRERCYGDKDEFPGVRTYGVREPDETYDVYCYAEQMQGKVFYATAPEKFTFQEAFEKCRSLGARLATTGELYLAWKDGMDVCSAGWLGDHSVRYPISRARPNCGGNLVGVRTVYLHPNQTGYPHPDSRYDAICYSGDDMESLVPGQFIDETGSELGSAFTVQTVTQTEVELPLSRNATEEEARGSIATLEPIEVTPTATGLDEGVTILPDLFTSAVTAETAATEEENVTREDITAAWTAPEEATTIDLGTAITTIGLGTASTTDTAEVSSVEEVMGVTATPGLESASAFTVEDQLVRVTAAPGAGHLPEQPISPTGVVFHYRAATSRYAFSFVQAQQACLENSAVIATPQQLQAAYEAGFDQCDAGWLRDQTVRYPIVNPRNNCIGDKENTPGVRSYGMRPASETYDVYCYIDRLKGDVFFATQPEQFTLAEAQRYCEGQNATLASVGQLHAAWKQGLDRCYAGWLADGSLRYPIVSPRAACGGDAPGVRTVYQHHNQTGFPDPLSRHHAFCFRALPPVEEEGVTPFLEDVLATQVIPGVEGVPSGEEVTMETESATQPENQTAWGTEVFPTDVSLLSVSPSAFPPVTVVPEETSTNASVSEVSGVVTGSGEQQVSGKPLASGWIPGVPDTSGEPTSGVFELSGDHSGTGESGLPSVDLHASGFPPGESGLPSGDLSGVSSGTVDTSGLPSAEEEISVSVSRIPEISGMPPEGESSGLPFGASGETSGAELVSGVSSGEGSGLTSAFPTVSLVDTTLVEVVTAVTERREEGKGSIGVSGEGDVSGLPSSGWDSSGAVQGLPSGAEPSGEPWGAPELSELPSGEPDLSGLPSGLDASGETSGTHEISGLVDLSGLTSGIDGSSEASGITFVDSTLEEVTTSLPVTGAEAKETLETSGLPSGDEDGSGMVSGSLDISGEPSGHVDFGGSVSGVLEMSGYPSGVTDSSGDLSEADVTSGLLSGEESGLTSGFPTVSLVDTTLVEVATQTSVAREVGEGPSGMTEISGFTSGDRGLSGEGSGAVEISGFPSGAGDLSEEPSGIPHMSGDFSGATDLSGLSSTVTDISGEASGLPGITLVTSDSVEVVTRPTVSQELGGETVTFPYSLGSGGEFSASGELSGEASALPESGLETSTAYEISGETSAFPETGIETSTMHEISGETSAFPEFSTETSTIQEISGETSAFPEIFTETSTSQEARGETSGYPEIVIEPSTGQEVSGETSAFPESSTETSTIQEISGETSAFPDIRIETSTSQDISGETSAFPEIRIETFTSQEARGEISGYPEISIETSTVHETSGETSAFPEITIETSTVHEISGESSAFPEIRIETYTNQEARGETSAYPEISIETSTVHETSGETSAFPEISIETSTVHEISGEMSSFPEISIQTSTIHETSGEVSVFPEIRIETSTGEEARGQTSAFPEISIETSTVHDISGETSAFPEFSIETPTSQEARSETSAYPEIFIETSTAQEVSGETSAFPEIRIGTPTSQEARGETFPEISIEASTVHETSGEASALPAANIKTAATSLASGEPFGAPEEKEIPDRTSGAVTHSVAGISGETSVPDVVISTRTPDVEPTQGLRNPEEAQLEMEPSPPVVSEQDTETAVAPDNPHLLATTTAALPQVSQEAIDALGPTTEDTDVCHTSPCVNGATCTDGIDSFKCFCLPSYGGDLCEIDLENCEEGWTKFQGHCYRHFEERETWVDAETRCRQHQAHLSSIITPEEQEFVNSHAQDYQWIGLSDRAVENDFRWSDGHSLQYENWRPNQPDNFFSAGEDCVVMIWHEKGEWNDVPCNYHLPFTCKKGTVACGDPPAVENARTFGRKKERYEINSLVRYQCEQGYIQRHVPTIRCQPSGQWEQPRISCLNPSSYQRRLYKRSPRSRSKPSGSAVHRPTH; encoded by the exons ATGACCACTTTACTATTagtgtttgtgtgtttgcaaGTCATCACGGCAGCCGATTCTGTGGAGCTCTCAG ACAGCAGTGATGGCCTGGAAGTCAAGATACCTGAGCAGTCTCCCCTGCGTGTTATCCTGGGAAGCTCCCTGAACATCCCGTGTTACTTCAacatcccagaggagcaggacagcagcgTTATGCTGACCCCACGGATCAAATGGAGCAAGCTCTCCAACGGCACCGAGGTTGTCCTGTTGGTGGCCACGGGTGGCAAGATCCGGCTCAACAGCCAGTACAGGGAGGTGATCTCCCTGCCCAACTACCCCGCCATCCCCACGGACGCCTCGTTGGAGATCAGGGCGCTGAGATCCAACCACACCGGCATTTACCGCTGCGAAGTGATGTACGGCATCGAGGACAGGCAAGACACAATCGAGGTCCTCGTGAAAG gcatCGTGTTCCACTACAGAGCAATCTCCACAAGGTACACCCTGAACTTTGAGAAGGCAAAGCAGGCCTGTATCCAGAACAGTGCTGTCATTGCTACCCCcgagcagctgcaggctgcctATGAGGATGGGTACGAGCAGTGTgatgctggctggctggctgatCAGACTGTCAG GTACCCCATCCACTGGCCCCGGGAGCGCTGCTATGGCGACAAGGATGAATTTCCAGGAGTAAGGACCTACGGTGTCCGTGAGCCAGATGAAACCTATGATGTTTACTGCTATGCAGAGCAAATGCAAG GCAAAGTCTTCTACGCCACTGCCCCGGAGAAGTTCACGTTCCAAGAAGCTTTCGAGAAGTGCCGCAGTTTGGGGGCGCGCCTGGCCACTACGGGAGAGCTGTACCTGGCCTGGAAGGACGGCATGGACGTGTGCAGCGCCGGCTGGCTGGGCGACCACAGCGTGCGCTACCCCATCTCCAGGGCACGGCCCAACTGTGGGGGCAACTTGGTGGGCGTGAGGACGGTGTACCTGCACCCCAACCAGACAGGCTACCCGCACCCCGACTCGCGCTACGACGCCATCTGCTACAGCG GTGACGACATGGAGAGCCTGGTCCCAGGGCAGTTCATTGACGAGACAGGGAGCGAGCTGGGCAGCGCTTTCACCGTGCAGACTGTCACCCAGACCGAGGTGGAGCTGCCTCTGTCACGCAATGCCACGGAGGAGGAGGCGCGCGGCAGCATCGCCACCCTGGAGCCCATCGAGGTCACCCCCACAGCCACTGGGCTGGACGAGGGCGTCACCATCCTGCCAGACCTCTTCACCAGCGCTGTCACAGCGGAGACAGCTGCCACAGAGGAGGAAAACGTCACCAGGGAGGATATCACAGCAGCGTGGACTGCACCTGAAGAGGCCACCACCATAGATTTAGGCACTGCCATCACCACCATAGGTTTAGGCACTGCTAGTACCACCGATACAGCAGAGGTGAGCTCGGTGGAGGAGGTCATGGGAGTCACTGCCACGCCAGGACTGGAGTCTGCCTCAGCATTCACAGTGGAAGATCAGCTTGTGCGAGTGACAGCTGCCCCTGGTGCTGGTCACCTTCCTGAGCAGCCCATCTCCCCCACAG GTGTGGTGTTTCACTACCGTGCAGCCACCAGCAGATACGCCTTCTCCTTCGTGCAAGCCCAGCAGGCCTGCCTGGAGAACAGTGCCGTCATCGCcaccccccagcagctccaggctgcctACGAGGCTGGCTTCGACCAGTGTGATGCTGGCTGGCTGCGGGACCAGACAGTCAG GTATCCCATTGTGAATCCCCGAAATAACTGCATAGGAGACAAAGAGAACACTCCAGGCGTGCGGTCATACGGCATGCGCCCGGCCTCGGAGACCTACGACGTGTACTGCTACATCGACAGGCTCAAGG GCGATGTGTTCTTCGCAACGCAGCCGGAGCAGTTCACCTTGGCGGAGGCGCAGCGGTACTGCGAGGGCCAGAACGCCACGCTGGCCTCTGTCGGGCAGCTGCACGCTGCCTGGAAGCAGGGCCTGGACCGGTGCTACGCGGGCTGGCTGGCGGACGGCAGCCTGCGGTACCCCATCGTCAGCCCCCGCGCCGCCTGCGGTGGGGACGCGCCCGGCGTCAGGACCGTGTACCAGCACCACAACCAGACCGGCTTCCCCGACCCGCTGTCCCGGCACCACGCCTTCTGCTTCAGAG ctctgcctcccgtggaggaggagggggtgACCCCGTTCTTGGAAGATGTGCTGGCAACACAAGTGATCCCTGGAGTGGAGGGGGTGCCCTCTGGGGAGGAGGTGACCATGGAGACAGAGTCTGCTACTCAGCCTGAGAATCAGACAGCCTGGGGTACAGAGGTCTTTCCAACCGATGTGTCGCTGCTCTCAG tgaGCCCATCTGCTTTTCCCCCAGTTACCGTAGTACCAGAGGAAACAAGTACCAATGCTTCTGTCAGCGAAGTGTCAGGGGTGGTGACTGGATCTGGAGAGCAGCAAGTCAGTGGTAAACCTTTAGCATCCGGGTGGATACCTGGAGTTCCAGACACAAGCGGAGAACCAACTTCTGGAGTTTTTGAACTCAGTGGAGACCACTCAGGGACTGGAGAGAGTGGATTACCATCAGTAGACCTGCATGCCAGTGGCTTCCCACCTGGAGAAAGTGGGCTGCCCTCGGGAGACCTGAGTGGTGTGTCTTCTGGCACTGTTGATACCAGTGGCCTGCcttctgcagaggaggagatATCAGTGTCTGTTTCAAGGATACCAGAAATCAGTGGGATGCCACCTGAAGGGGAAAGCAGCGGGCTGCCTTTTGGGGCAAGCGGAGAAACCTCTGGCGCTGAGCTCGTCAGCGGCGTGTCATCTGGAGAGGGAAGTGGGCtcacctctgcttttcccaccGTGTCTCTTGTGGATACCACGCTGGTGGAAGTTGtaacagcagtgacagaacggcgagaggaggggaaagggtCCATCGGGGTAAGCGGGGAAGGAGATGTGTCAGGGCTCCCATCCTCTGGGTGGGACAGCAGTGGTGCAGTGCAAGGCTTGCCctcaggagctgagcccagcgGGGAGCCCTGGGGGGCACCCGAGCTCAGCGAGCTGCCCTCGGGAGAGCCTGACCTCAGTGGGCTGCCCTCAGGACTGGATGCCAGTGGAGAAACATCTGGAACACATGAGATCAGTGGCCTGGTGGACCTAAGTGGCCTTACCTCTGGAATTGATGGAAGCAGTGAGGCCTCTGGCATTACCTTTGTAGACTCCACCTTGGAGGAAGTGACAACAAGCCTGCCGGTCACAGGAGCAGAAGCAAAAGAGACTTTGGAAACCAGTGGATTGCCTTCAGGAGATGAAGATGGGTCAGGCATGGTGTCTGGGAGTTTAGACATCAGTGGTGAGCCCTCTGGGCATGTAGACTTTGGTGGGAGTGTTTCTGGAGTGCTGGAGATGAGCGGATACCCGAGTGGAGTGACAGACAGCAGCGGAGACCTCTCTGAAGCTGATGTCACCAGTGGGCTGCTGTCTGGAGAGGAAAGTGGACTCACCTCCGGCTTTCCCACGGTGTCTCTTGTGGATACCACTTTGGTAGAAGTTGCAACACAGACATCAGTGGCACGAGAAGTGGGAGAAGGACCATCTGGGATGACAGAAATCAGTGGATTTACTTCTGGAGACAGAGGACTATCtggagaagggtctggagcTGTGGAGATTAGTGGGTTCCCTTCAGGGGCAGGAGACTTGAGTGAAGAGCCATCTGGAATCCCACACATGAGTGGAGACTTTTCTGGAGCCACAGATCTAAGTGGACTGTCTTCAACAGTGACTGATATCAGTGGGGAGGCCTCAGGGCTTCCAGGAATCACTTTAGTCACTTCTGATTCAGTAGAAGTGGTGACAAGACCAACAGTATCACAGGAACTGGGTGGGGAAACTGTCACATTCCCCTACAGTTTGGGCTCAGGTGGTGAATTCTCTGCATCTGGTGAACTAAGTGGGGAAGCATCTGCACTGCCAGAAAGTGGTCTAGAAACATCAACAGCTTATGAAATCAGTGGTGAAACATCTGCATTTCCTGAAACTGGTATAGAAACATCCACGATGCATGAAATCAGTGGGGAGACATCTGCATTTCCCGAATTTAGCACAGAAACATCAACAATTCAAGAAATCAGTGGGGAAACCTCTGCATTTCCTGAAATCTTCACAGAAACATCCACAAGTCAGGAAGCCAGGGGTGAAACATCTGGGTATCCTGAAATTGTCATAGAACCATCCACAGGTCAAGAAGTAAGTGGGGAAACCTCTGCATTTCCTGAAAGTAGCACAGAAACATCCACAATACAAGAAATCAGTGGGGAAACATCTGCATTTCCCGATATTAGAATAGAAACATCCACAAGTCAAGACATCAGTGGGGAAACGTCTGCGTTTCCTGAAATTAGAATAGAAACATTCACAAGCCAAGAGGCCAGGGGTGAGATATCTGGCTATCCTGAAATTAGCATAGAAACTTCGACAGTCCACGAAACCAGTGGAGAAACATCTGCCTTTCCTGAAATCACCATAGAAACTTCAACAGTGCATGAAATTAGTGGAGAAAGCTCTGCATTTCCTGAAATTAGAATAGAAACATACACAAATCAAGAAGCCAGGGGTGAAACATCTGCCTACCCTGAAATTAGCATAGAAACTTCAACGGTCCATGAAACCAGTGGGGAAACTTCTGCGTTTCCTGAAATCAGCATAGAAACTTCCACAGTCCATGAAATCAGTGGGGAAATGTCCTCCTTTCCTGAAATTAGCATACAGACTTCAACAATCCATGAAACCAGTGGTGAAGTATCTGTGTTTCCTGAAATCAGAATAGAAACATCCACAGGTGAAGAAGCTCGAGGTCAAACATCTGCATTCCCTGAGATTAGCATAGAAACTTCTACAGTCCATGATATCAGTGGGGAGACATCTGCATTCCCTGAGTTTAGCATAGAAACACCAACAAGTCAAGAAGCCAGGAGTGAAACATCTGCCTATCCTGAAATTTTCATAGAAACATCCACAGCTCAAGAAGTCAGTGGGGaaacttctgcatttcctgaaaTTAGAATAGGAACACCCACAAGTCAAGAAGCCCGAGGTGAGACATTTCCTGAGATCAGCATAGAAGCATCCACAGTCCATGAAACCAGTGGGGAAGCATCTGCATTGCCTGCTGCCAACATCAAAACAGCTGCCACATCTTTAGCCAGTGGGGAGCCCTTTGGTGCTCCTGAGGAGAAGGAGATTCCTGACAGAACATCTGGAGCTGTGACACACTCTGTCGCAGGCATTTCAGGGGAAACCTCTGTCCCAGACGTTGTAATTAGTACCAGGACTCCAGATGTTGAACCAACACAGGGACTCAGGAACCCTGAAGAGGCTCAGCTTGAAATGGAGCCTTCCCCTCCTGTGGTGTCAGAGCAAGACACAGAGACAGCTGTTGCTCCAGACAATCCCCATCTGCTGGCCAccaccactgctgccctgccccaagTCTCACAAGAAGCAATTGACGCATTAGGACCCACTACAGAAG ACACCGATGTGTGCCACACAAGCCCCTGTGTGAATGGAGCCACCTGCACTGATGGCATCGACTCTTTCAAATGCTTTTGCCTTCCCAGCTACGGAGGGGACCTGTGTGAGATCG ACTTGGAAAACTGTGAGGAGGGCTGGACCAAGTTCCAGGGCCACTGCTACAGGCACTTTGAAGAGAGAGAGACTTGGGTGGATGCAGAGACCAGATGCCGACAACATCAAGCCCACCTGAGCAGTATCATCACCCCAGAGGAACAAGAATTTGTGAACA GTCATGCACAGGACTACCAGTGGATCGGCCTCAGCGACAGAGCTGTGGAGAACGACTTCCGCTGGTCTGACGGGCACTCCCTG CAATACGAGAACTGGAGGCCCAACCAACCTGATAACTTCTTTTCGGCGGGCGAGGACTGCGTTGTGATGATCTGGCATGAGAAAGGCGAATGGAACGACGTTCCTTGCAACTATCACCTCCCTTTCACCTGCAAGAAAGGAACAG TGGCCTGCGGGGACCCCCCTGCGGTGGAGAACGCCAGGACCTTCGGTCGGAAGAAGGAGCGCTACGAAATAAACTCCCTGGTGCGGTACCAGTGCGAGCAGGGCTACATCCAGCGCCACGTGCCCACCATCCGCTGCCAGCCCAGCgggcagtgggagcagccacGGATATCCTGCCTAAACC cctccAGCTACCAGCGCAGGCTATACAAGAGGAGCCCCAGGAGCCGGTCGAAACCCAGCGGCAGCGCCGTGCACAGACCCACCCATTAG